In the Struthio camelus isolate bStrCam1 chromosome 16, bStrCam1.hap1, whole genome shotgun sequence genome, AGCCCCAGCTGGGCGCAAGGACCAAAACGCCGCCCCAGGCCTTGCAGAAACAGTAAgtcagcggggccgcggcggggtgggaagGCACCCCGTCCcggagcagagccggggccggggcagcaggcGCCAGCAAACCCTCCCTGGCCAAGCGGGCAGGTACTGGTGCCCCCGCCTGGGCCGCACGGCCTGGGGCCGGGACCCCCAGAAAGGCTGGGGAACACGGGGGGCTCCCGGCAGGCCCTGGGGGCGAGAGGCTCCCATCCTCCAGCTCTTTGCTTCCCCAAAGGAGCCCAGGAGAGGAGCAAGAAGGCCCCGTGGCAGGGAGAGACGCCCGCCTGAGAGTGGTGGTGAGGTaagggggggacagggagggcgGGGGACTGCGGGAAGTCGCCGGGACGGGATGGAGCAGCAGCCTCATCCTGCCTAGGCGACGCACCGGTGCGGGGAGACGGGCAGTGCCCGGGCTGTGCAAAGGGAGAGCGGGACCCCCGGGGGTCCCCATGCAGTGacatccccccacctcccccccggTAGGGTCCGGCCACTGACCTGTGCGGAGACGCGCCGAGGGGACCGGCACGTTGTGCGCAGCCTTGGCGACAGCACCGTCCACGTGAGTGCCGCCGcgctgcggggggccggggccgccggccccccctGAGCCCCTCTCGCGCCCGCCGGCAGGTGAGCGCGGCCAGGCATGATGCCACCTTCGGCTTCAGCGCCGTGTTCGACTCGGGCAGCTCGCAGGAAGCCGTGTTCGAAGGCAGCGGCGTGAGACAGCTCGTCGAGCTAGCGATAGACGGGTGAGTCCCTGCAAGCCCCCCCCGGGTGCCCCAGCCCCTGCGTCCCACCCCGCTCCCGGCTGGCTGGACGGAGCCCGTCCAGGCCTCGTCGGCACGTCTGCGTTGCTGGGGCCGTGCCGGGAGATGGCATCCCTACGCCGCAGCCCGGAGCCGTGCCTGAGGCTCAGCGCCTGCCCCCAGCTTTGCCTGCACCGTCTTCGCCTTCGGACAGACCGGCTCAGGGAAGACCTACACCCTAATGGGGCCACTCGTGCAGGTAGGGGGCTGTCCCACCTCCATTGCCCGATCCTGGTCGTGGGACAGACTCTTCTCGCCCGGACTGTGGGCACCAGGATGGTGGGAGCGGGCGGGAGGCGCCGATGGGGACCCGAAGCTGCTGTGACCCTGGCCTCGGGGCCGCTCTCCCTCCTGCGTCTCCGCAGAGCGAGGCTCAGCCGGCGGCTCCGTGTCTCCTGGGGCTGATGCAAAGGTCTTTCGCGTGTCTCCTGGAGCAGAGCCGGAGCCGGGGTGCTGGCCTGGCTCTCAGCGCCTCCTACGTGGAGATCTACAAGGAGCAGGTGAGCGCCtgccccaccgcccagccccagcccctgccaggcTGTCCTCGGTGCCTCCCCTCTGCCAGCCTCGTCTACCCCAGGTCAGGGACCTGCTGAGCCCGGGGCCACCTTGCGCCCTGCCCCTGCGGTGGAGCAAATCCAGGGGCTTCTACGTAGAGAACCAGCTCAGCGTGGAGTTCGAGAGCCTGGAGGCCATCACCAACCTGCTCCTGGAAGGTGCTGAGCTGAGGGTGCAGGGCCGGTCCGCGCAGGGAGCACAGTCCTGTGTCGGGGAGGTGCCGGACCCAGTGCAGGATCCTCAGCCCCATGCAGCGCGGTCGAGGCTGCGGGTGCCCGGCCTGCAGCTCCATCcctgcggctggcagagggcatCACCCCGCTGCCGCCGCAGTGACCGGGCAGGGGCCTGGCGCGGGCGGTGGGTGCCATGCCGGGGCCCGGGGCGTCGTGCCCCCCCTGCAgctctccctcccaccccgggCAGGTTCCCGGAGGCGCCAGACTTCTGCGCACGCCCTTAACAGGCACTCGAGCCGCAGCCACGCGCTTCTGACCGTCCACGTCCGCAGCCGGGCCGTGAGCACGCATCCTGCTCCGGGTGCATGGGGcagggcacggggggggggggtgggcgagCCAGGGCTCTTCATGGGTGGGGGTGCCAACAGCCCCAGGCTGGAGGGAGTCATGTCCTCGTCCCTGAGGATGACTTGGTGGGGAGCCAGACCCCAAacctggggagggggctgggaggtTGCTGTGGGGAGGGGGCTCGCTGGCTCAGCTCGGCTGCGGCACGGCCACAGCGGgcgagcagggagggctggggggccAGAGCATCGTCCCCAGCAACGTGGGCCCCCAGCCCAGCGCCTGCCCCAGCAAGCAGGGCACGCTGTGCTTCGTGGACCTGGCTGGCAGCGAGCGGGTGAAGGACACGGGCTCCACCGGGGAGCTCTCCGTGGAGGCCAACAACATCAACCGCAGCCTGCTGGCCCTAGGTGAGGCCCCGGGGGACCTGCGGCAGCCGGTCCCAGGAGCCCCAGCGGAGCCGTGGAGGGTGCAACGGGGCTCGTCCTCCCGCAGGGCACTGCATCTCTCTGTTGGCCAAACCCCGAGGGAAGCGGACGCACATCCCCTACCGGGACAGCAAGCTCACCCGGCTGCTGGCCCGCTCCCTGGGCGGCTCGGGCGTCACGCTGATGGTAGGTGGATGGAGGAGTCTGGGCGAGGGCTGCGCGGGGTGCGCCGAGCTGCGGGGGGAAGGCTGGAGGGTGACGGGGGGGGGATCCCCCTGCCAGCAGCTCACCTGCGACTCTTCCTTTTTGGCAGGTCGCCTGCATCTCCCCGTCCTCGCGCTGCCTCTCGGAGACGCTGAGCACGCTGCACTACGCCAGCCGGGCCCGGAGGGTCACCACCAGGCCTGTGGCTAACAGGGTACGGCGGTGGGCATTGGCTGCCTGCGGACAGGAGCGGGATGCTCTGCCCTGCCACTGGGGCTCCCCCTGAGCTGTCCCCTCGCGCTCCCAGGTGTGCCGGGGGAAGCTGCTGCAGACCTTGCAAGAAGAAATCCAAGCCCTGCAGCTGGAAAACCTCTCCCTGCGCCAGCAGCTGTGTTTGCAGAGGCTGCCGGCGAGGAGCACGGAGGTCCCAGGGATGCCCGCAGAGGCAGGgtccgggctgggctggggaggcaGGCCCAGCCGGGCAGGGCCGCGCTGGTCCCCTCTCGAAGGGCAGCTCCCCACGGCGCTGGCCGCGGGTGAGGGCGCTGCAGCCGGGGCCCTGCAGCgagccccagcctggcccagTCTCTACGGCCTCCTGCGGGACTTCGTGGTGGAGAACGAACAGCTCGGGCACGCCGGGTCCCCAGCCCTCCCTGGCACACGCAGGAGCCGCAAGCTCAGAGCCGAGGCTCAAGGAGCCGGCGGGGCAGCTCCGAGGGGCAGCTGGAGCCCCCCGGCTGCGCAGGCCCCCGTGTCCGACGACCTCTCCCAGGGAGGGCGATGCCtgtgctggggaggctctggCAGCGTGtgcagggggcaggagggctcttgCCTGGGTGTGCCTGGCCCCGTGCCACGTGCTGCCCGCTCCCAGACCGGCAATCCCATGGGGAACCCCAGCGCCCTGATcccaggggccgggcaggggttGGAGGcctgctggaggctgcctgcgtcctgccccgctccctcgctgctctccaggcagccccggccggccccagACCTCATCGGTGACGTCCCAGCCAGCCCACCCCACAGAGCCACCCGCAGCTCCTGGAGCGCCCATGCGCCCTGCGCCTCGCTGGGACACCCCGCAAGGCTCCTCCAGCCCAATGTGACACCCGCCTCCGGCTCCCAGGCCCCGCTGCTGGTGAGCGTAGGGAGACCGGGCCCCGGGCTCCGCGGTGGCACCGTGGCAGGGCAATGTCTGCAGCAGGGCAAGGGCTCTGCAAACTGCCCGCTGCCCTCTCCTTCTtgcagaaactgcctcctgcctctggctgcccctgctgcccagggtgcccccagtgctgccctgagCCAGCCAGTGCCGTCATGTCCCAGGTATGGCCCCGGGGATCTCTTTGGAGGGGCACGGACCgacatggcatggcatggcacactGA is a window encoding:
- the KIF12 gene encoding kinesin-like protein KIF12 isoform X2 — its product is MGPEGEQRREPQLGARTKTPPQALQKQSPGEEQEGPVAGRDARLRVVVRVRPLTCAETRRGDRHVVRSLGDSTVHVSAARHDATFGFSAVFDSGSSQEAVFEGSGVRQLVELAIDGFACTVFAFGQTGSGKTYTLMGPLVQSEAQPAAPCLLGLMQRSFACLLEQSRSRGAGLALSASYVEIYKEQVRDLLSPGPPCALPLRWSKSRGFYVENQLSVEFESLEAITNLLLEGSRRRQTSAHALNRHSSRSHALLTVHVRSRAPSACPSKQGTLCFVDLAGSERVKDTGSTGELSVEANNINRSLLALGHCISLLAKPRGKRTHIPYRDSKLTRLLARSLGGSGVTLMVACISPSSRCLSETLSTLHYASRARRVTTRPVANRVCRGKLLQTLQEEIQALQLENLSLRQQLCLQRLPARSTEVPGMPAEAGSGLGWGGRPSRAGPRWSPLEGQLPTALAAGEGAAAGALQRAPAWPSLYGLLRDFVVENEQLGHAGSPALPGTRRSRKLRAEAQGAGGAAPRGSWSPPAAQAPVSDDLSQGGRCLCWGGSGSVCRGQEGSCLGVPGPVPRAARSQTGNPMGNPSALIPGAGQGLEACWRLPASCPAPSLLSRQPRPAPDLIGDVPASPPHRATRSSWSAHAPCASLGHPARLLQPNVTPASGSQAPLLKLPPASGCPCCPGCPQCCPEPASAVMSQVLPGPPTLQPAPAAGSTSILPLSQEDAAPLCSRQLPGHPQPPQAKRSWSRTRSSSQWHLLPRDRRDQRGPECRTSPEGKVVPSAPPWPELPEPRAAGAVPVLQWEEAPDWLAEQI
- the KIF12 gene encoding kinesin-like protein KIF12 isoform X1, translated to MGPEGEQRREPQLGARTKTPPQALQKQSPGEEQEGPVAGRDARLRVVVRVRPLTCAETRRGDRHVVRSLGDSTVHVSAARHDATFGFSAVFDSGSSQEAVFEGSGVRQLVELAIDGFACTVFAFGQTGSGKTYTLMGPLVQSEAQPAAPCLLGLMQRSFACLLEQSRSRGAGLALSASYVEIYKEQVRDLLSPGPPCALPLRWSKSRGFYVENQLSVEFESLEAITNLLLEGSRRRQTSAHALNRHSSRSHALLTVHVRSRAPSACPSKQGTLCFVDLAGSERVKDTGSTGELSVEANNINRSLLALGHCISLLAKPRGKRTHIPYRDSKLTRLLARSLGGSGVTLMVACISPSSRCLSETLSTLHYASRARRVTTRPVANRVCRGKLLQTLQEEIQALQLENLSLRQQLCLQRLPARSTEVPGMPAEAGSGLGWGGRPSRAGPRWSPLEGQLPTALAAGEGAAAGALQRAPAWPSLYGLLRDFVVENEQLGHAGSPALPGTRRSRKLRAEAQGAGGAAPRGSWSPPAAQAPVSDDLSQGGRCLCWGGSGSVCRGQEGSCLGVPGPVPRAARSQTGNPMGNPSALIPGAGQGLEACWRLPASCPAPSLLSRQPRPAPDLIGDVPASPPHRATRSSWSAHAPCASLGHPARLLQPNVTPASGSQAPLLKLPPASGCPCCPGCPQCCPEPASAVMSQVLPGPPTLQPAPAAGSTSILPLSQEDAAPLCSRQLPGHPQPPQAKRRSWSRTRSSSQWHLLPRDRRDQRGPECRTSPEGKVVPSAPPWPELPEPRAAGAVPVLQWEEAPDWLAEQI